The nucleotide window AGCGCTGTTGATAAATACGAAAAGCTCACAAACACCCACGATAGCTCGCATATAGTCATAGACGAGGTAGCTGGAGTGTGGCTAGCGCTAAGCGTGGCCTCGCAAAGCCTAATAATGGCGATTTTTGCACTTGTGATATTTCGCATGCTTGACATTTCAAAGCCCTCTGTCATAGGTATGATAGATAAAAAAGTAAGCGGTGGGCTTGGCGTGATGGGAGATGACGTAGTGGCTGGCTTTATAGCTGGGATTTTTGCAAGTGCGCTTTATTTTGCACTAATTAAGCTTGGCGTAGACATGCAAAGCTTTGATATAGCGATTAAGGACATGGCTTTAAATTTATAAGCTTTTTCATAAATTTAGCCACCTCGCCACGTATTCATTCTGCTAAATTTTACATATAAAGCAAATTTAACGTGGCTGCCTGTTTTTACATGGCACCACACAGACAAATACCAAAACATAGATTTAAATTTATAATATAGCTAAAATCACCAGCCTCACATTACATTAAATTTGCGCTTTTTAATGATTTACAAATTTCAAA belongs to Campylobacter sp. 19-13652 and includes:
- a CDS encoding phosphatidylglycerophosphatase A → MFLKAFVTFFGVGLMRPAPGTWGSVAGWIVAIFVLIYLSPTTLFLASILLALVGISAVDKYEKLTNTHDSSHIVIDEVAGVWLALSVASQSLIMAIFALVIFRMLDISKPSVIGMIDKKVSGGLGVMGDDVVAGFIAGIFASALYFALIKLGVDMQSFDIAIKDMALNL